One stretch of Zingiber officinale cultivar Zhangliang chromosome 6B, Zo_v1.1, whole genome shotgun sequence DNA includes these proteins:
- the LOC121990464 gene encoding gibberellin-regulated protein 2-like codes for MALAKLSQCLALLFLLLALRHLVEAESTETASLAAAPSPATKIDCGAACAVRCSKTWKQKMCKKVCRTCCSRCNCVPPGTSVYTRPACPCYATMTTHGGRLKCP; via the exons ATGGCCCTCGCTAAGCTCTCGCAGTGCCTCGCTCTTCTCTTTCTTCTGCTCGCACTTCGTCATCTCGTTGAG GCGGAGAGCACAGAGACGGCATCCCTGGCTGCGGCGCCATCTCCTGCGACTAAAATTG ACTGTGGAGCAGCGTGCGCTGTGAGGTGCAGCAAGACGTGGAAGCAAAAGATGTGCAAGAAGGTGTGCAGGACCTGCTGCAGCAGGTGCAACTGCGTCCCGCCGGGCACTTCCGTGTACACGCGCCCCGCGTGCCCTTGCTACGCCACCATGACCACACACGGAGGCCGTCTCAAATGCCCATGA